In Corylus avellana chromosome ca2, CavTom2PMs-1.0, the following proteins share a genomic window:
- the LOC132171797 gene encoding polygalacturonase At1g48100-like, which produces MKYSRVSLFVFCISLGCFCLSTQARRHYHTKHKHSHSHKSSNISQPPSASPEPAEPPYNDGISYNSTGLFDVRNFGAVGDGIADDTEAFKMAWDTACQSDSAVILVPHGFSFMIKSTIFTGPCQGGLVFQIDGTLMPPDGPDSWPKNNSRRQWLVFYRINEMSLQGGGLIDGRGEKWWHLPCKPHKGINGASMAGPCDSPIAIKFFMSSNLSVQGLRIKNSPQFHLRFDGCRDVHIESIYITAPALSPNTDGIHIENTNDVRIYNSVISNGDDCVSIGSGCYNVDIRNITCGPGHGISIGSLGNHNSRACVSNVTVRDSVIKMSQNGVRIKTWQGGSGAVSGVTFSNIHMDDVRNPIMVDQFYCLTKACTNQTSAVYVSDILYTNIKGTYDVRSPPMHFACSDSVPCTNLTLSDVELLPAKGDIVLDPFCWNAYGNLQTLTIPPLSCLLEGAPPSILENEIDYCH; this is translated from the exons ATGAAGTATTCTAGAGTGTCATTATTTGTATTCTGCATTTCTTTGGGTTGTTTCTGTCTTTCCACCCAAGCTAGAAGGCATTACCATACAAAACACAAGCACAGTCACTCTCACAAGTCATCCAATATTTCACAACCCCCTTCTGCTTCTCCTGAGCCTGCAGAACCACCTTATAATGATGGAATTTCCTATAATTCTACTGGTTTATTCGATGTACGAAACTTTGGTGCTGTTGGGGATGGCATAGCAGATGACACAGAGGCATTCAAGATGGCTTGGGACACTGCATGTCAAAGTGATTCGGCAGTTATCCTTGTTCCCCACGGCTTCTCCTTCATGATTAAGTCAACCATTTTTACAGGTCCTTGTCAAGGTGGCTTAGTCTTTCAG ATTGATGGAACTCTTATGCCCCCGGATGGACCTGATTCCTGGCCAAAGAATAACAGTAGAAGACAATGGCTGGTCTTTTACAGAATCAATGAGATGTCACTGCAAGGAGGTGGTCTCATagatgggagaggagagaaATGGTGGCATCTTCCTTGCAAACCCCACAAG GGAATTAATGGCGCATCAATGGCTGGACCATGCGATAGCCCAATT GCAATAAAGTTCTTCATGAGCTCGAATTTGAGTGTGCAAGGGCTTAGAATCAAGAACAGCCCCCAATTCCACTTAAGATTTGATGGCTGCAGAGATGTCCATATCGAATCAATTTACATAACAGCTCCTGCCTTAAGTCCCAACACAGATGGGATTCACATAGAGAACACAAATGATGTCAGAATATATAATTCAGTCATTTCTAATG GTGATGATTGTGTATCAATTGGATCAGGTTGTTACAATGTAGACATAAGAAACATCACATGTGGACCCGGTCATGGAATCAG CATTGGGAGTTTAGGAAATCACAACTCGCGTGCCTGCGTTTCGAATGTTACAGTCAGGGACTCTGTTATTAAAATGTCACAGAATGGAGTAAGAATCAAGACATGGCAAGGTGGATCAGGAGCGGTATCAGGAGTAACATTCAGCAACATTCACATGGATGATGTCCGGAACCCAATCATGGTTGATCAATTCTACTGCCTCACCAAGGCGTGCACCAACCAAACCTCTGCAGTTTATGTTTCAGACATACTATACACAAACATAAAGGGAACCTACGATGTTCGAAGCCCACCAATGCATTTTGCCTGCAGTGATTCTGTCCCCTGCACCAACTTAACTCTCTCGGATGTTGAGCTTCTTCCTGCCAAAGGAGATATAGTGCTAGACCCCTTCTGTTGGAATGCTTATGGAAATCTGCAGACACTAACAATTCCACCACTCTCCTGCTTGTTGGAGGGTGCTCCTCCATCCATATTGGAGAATGAGATAGATTATTGCCACTAG
- the LOC132170752 gene encoding glycogen synthase kinase-3 homolog MsK-3-like, producing MASGLRGSTGNAVGVDRLRDEMKDMKIGGDKEMEATVVDGNVAEAGHIIVTTISGKHGDPKQTISYMAERVVGNGSFGVVFQAKCLETHETVAVKKVLQDKRYKNRELQIMRLLDHPNVVSLKHCFFSTTDKNELYLNLVLEYVPETVYRVIRHYHKMHQRMPLTYVKVYFYQICRALAYIHNSVGVCHRDLKPQNLLVNPHTHQVKLCDFGSAKVLVDGETNISYICSRYYRAPELIYGATQYTTAIDMWSAGCVLAELLLGEPLFSGERAVDHLVEIIKVLGTPTREEIKRMNPNYTEFNFPQIKAYPWHKIFHKRVPPEAVDLVSRLLQYSPNLRSTALEALVHPFFDELREPNACLPNGRPLPALFNFQPHELKETPAEMVVKLIPKHARKDCTFFGSS from the exons ATGGCTTCTGGGTTAAGAGGTTCAACAGGAAATGCTGTTGGTGTTGATAGGTTGCGTGATGAGATGAAGGACATGAAAATTGGAGGGGACAAG GAAATGGAAGCAACTGTTGTTGATGGTAATGTCGCAGAGGCAGGCCATATAATTGTCACAACTATTAGTGGAAAACATGGCGATCCAAAACAA ACAATAAGCTACATGGCTGAGCGTGTTGTGGGAAATGGATCTTTTGGAGTAGTGTTCCAG GCAAAGTGCCTAGAAACTCATGAAACAGTTGCTGTAAAAAAGGTTCTTCAAGACAAGAGGTACAAGAACCGGGAGTTACAAATCATGCGTCTTCTCGACCACCCCAATGTTGTGAGCTTGAAGCACTGCTTCTTTTCAACCACTGACAAGAATGAGCTCTATCTTAACCTCGTACTTGAGTATGTACCCGAGACTGTCTATCGGGTGATCAGACACTACCATAAGATGCATCAAAGGATGCCATTGACATATGTAAAGGTTTACTTTTATCAG ATATGTAGAGCACTAGCATACATTCATAATAGTGTTGGAGTGTGTCACAGGGATTTAAAGCCGCAAAATTTACTG GTTAATCCGCATACCCACCAAGTTAAACTCTGTGACTTTGGAAGTGCCAAAGTCTTG GTAGATGGGGAAACAAACATATCTTACATCTGTTCAAGGTACTACCGAGCTCCTGAACTTATATATGGTGCAACTCAGTACACCACAGCCATAGACATGTGGTCTGCCGGCTGTGTACTAGCAGAATTATTGCTTGGAGAG CCTCTCTTTTCTGGTGAACGTGCAGTAGACCATCTTGTTGAAATAATTAAG GTTTTGGGTACCCCAACTAGGGAGGAAATTAAGCGCATGAATCCTAACTACACAGAATTTAACTTCCCCCAAATTAAAGCTTACCCATGGCACAAG ATATTCCACAAACGTGTGCCCCCTGAAGCTGTGGATCTTGTCTCTAGACTACTTCAGTATTCTCCAAATCTTCGTAGTACAGCT CTGGAGGCTTTGGTTCACCCCTTCTTTGATGAGCTTCGTGAGCCTAATGCCTGCCTGCCAAATGGACGCCCCCTTCCCGCACTATTCAACTTTCAGCCCCATG AACTAAAGGAAACGCCCGCAGAGATGGTGGTCAAGCTGATTCCTAAGCATGCAAGAAAGGACTGCACCTTCTTTGGGTCGTCATGA
- the LOC132172522 gene encoding probable protein phosphatase 2C 49, protein MVAEAEIVCQQSVPLLDVQRISSSQTDIKPVDKIPDAALESSILQFVPCIRSGSFSDIGPRRYMEDEHICIDDLSSHLGPSFKFPKPSAFYGVFDGHGGSEAAAYIKKNLLRLVFDVNFPQTSEVDDVYLEGVENSLRKAFLLADQALADDCSVSSSSGTTAITALVFGRFLMVANAGDCRAVLCRKGEAFDMSEDHRPIYPSEKRRVEELGGYINDDGYLNGVLSVSRALGDWDMKFPGSPSPLIAEPEFRQMFLTEDDEFLIIGCDGIWDKMSSQEAVSLVRRGLRRHDDPEKCARDLVMEALRLNTFDNLTVIIVCFSSLDHWEPSPARQRRLRCFRLSAEALYSLRRSMMDGSASN, encoded by the exons ATGGTTGCTGAAGCCGAGATTGTGTGCCAACAGAGCGTGCCTTTGTTGGATGTTCAGCGTATATCAAGCTCTCAAACG GATATTAAACCAGTAGACAAAATTCCAGATGCTGCTCTTGAATCTTCCATCCTGCAATTTGTGCCCTGCATCCGTTCTGGTAGCTTCTCTGACATTGGTCCTCGAAGATACATGGAAGATGAGCATATATGTATAGATGACCTATCCTCACACTTGGGGCCATCTTTTAAGTTTCCCAAACCGAGTGCTTTTTATGGG GTATTTGATGGTCATGGAGGATCTGAGGCAGCagcttatataaaaaaaaatttactcagACTCGTTTTTGATGTCAACTTCCCCCAAACATCTGAAGTTGATGATGTCTACTTAGAAGGAGTTGAGAACTCACTCCGAAAAGCATTTCTTCTGGCTGACCAAGCCTTAGCAGATGACTGCAGTGTCAGCAGCTCCTCAGGGACGACGGCTATTACTGCTCTGGTATTTGGAAG GTTTCTCATGGTTGCCAATGCTGGTGATTGTAGGGCAGTTCTCTGCCGGAAAGGTGAGGCATTCGATATGTCTGAAGACCACAGGCCTATTTATCCATCAGAAAAGAGGCGGGTTGAAGAATTAGGTGGGTACATCAATGATGATGGGTATCTCAATGGTGTTTTATCAGTTAGTCGAGCATTGGGGGACTGGGATATGAAGTTCCCTGGTTCTCCTTCGCCTCTCATTGCGGAGCCAGAGTTCCGGCAGATGTTTCTGACCGAGGATGATGAGTTCCTCATCATAGGGTGTGATGGAATTTGGGATAAAATGTCAAGTCAGGAGGCAGTTAGCCTTGTTCGTCGTGGGCTGCGGCGGCATGATGACCCAGAGAAGTGTGCGAGGGACCTTGTCATGGAAGCCTTGCGTCTCAACACATTTGACAACCTCACTGTGATTATTGTATGCTTCTCTTCTCTGGATCACTGGGAGCCATCACCAGCTCGGCAAAGGAGGTTGAGGTGCTTTAGACTGTCTGCAGAGGCCCTTTATAGCTTGAGGAGGAGCATGATGGATGGCAGTGCCAGCAACTGA